One region of Paenibacillus polymyxa M1 genomic DNA includes:
- the serA gene encoding phosphoglycerate dehydrogenase — protein MFKVLVSDPISDLGIQQLMDADDVTVDKNTGLSEDELVQIIGDYDALLVRSQTRVTERIMAAGKNLKVVGRAGVGVDNIDLEAATQRGIIVINAPDGNTITTCEHTFAMMMALARHIPQAYAKTIGGTWDRKTFLGVELRNKTLGVLGMGRIGSEVAKRAKAFGMSILGYDPFLTEERAEKLGIKLASVDEIIRNADFMTVHTPLTPETKHMIARPQFEVMKKGMRIINCARGGVIDEMALVEAIDEGIVAGAAFDVFESEPPAQDHPFLSHPKIIVTPHLGASTVEAQENVAIDVSEQVLHILRDEPFKNAVNMPPVPSNVMTQLQPYFSLGEKLGSFAAQITNQAVREIQVDYAGDLSSVDTQPLTRYILKGVLSRHLGSDVNIVNSVHLAKTRDVHLIVSQAPATKGFTNLITVTLKTQSGEEQRVSGTLLAGYGERIVRLNQFPVDVAPEAHFLLISHNDKPGIIGRVGTLLGENSVNIASMQVGRKIVGGEAIMILTVDKAVPKDVLIQLVGLPELNTAQEVVLD, from the coding sequence ATGTTTAAAGTGTTAGTATCCGATCCAATCAGTGACCTGGGCATTCAGCAGCTGATGGATGCAGACGATGTCACGGTGGACAAGAACACAGGTCTCAGCGAGGATGAATTGGTTCAAATTATTGGTGACTATGACGCATTACTCGTCCGAAGCCAAACCCGGGTAACCGAACGCATCATGGCGGCAGGTAAAAACCTCAAGGTTGTCGGACGTGCCGGGGTCGGAGTGGACAACATCGACCTTGAAGCAGCAACACAACGCGGGATTATCGTTATTAATGCTCCTGACGGCAATACCATTACGACATGTGAGCACACTTTTGCCATGATGATGGCACTGGCTCGCCATATTCCACAGGCTTACGCTAAAACCATCGGTGGTACATGGGATCGTAAAACATTCCTCGGTGTCGAACTGCGTAACAAAACACTTGGAGTCCTCGGCATGGGACGTATCGGCAGTGAGGTAGCTAAACGCGCCAAAGCATTTGGCATGAGCATCCTCGGTTATGATCCGTTTCTGACTGAAGAACGCGCTGAGAAGCTGGGCATCAAGCTGGCCAGCGTGGACGAAATTATCCGCAACGCAGATTTCATGACCGTACACACGCCATTAACACCAGAAACCAAGCATATGATCGCACGTCCGCAGTTTGAAGTGATGAAAAAAGGAATGCGCATCATCAACTGTGCCCGAGGCGGAGTTATCGATGAAATGGCACTTGTTGAAGCTATTGATGAAGGTATCGTTGCCGGTGCAGCCTTTGACGTATTCGAGTCGGAACCACCAGCACAGGATCATCCGTTCCTGAGCCATCCAAAAATTATCGTTACACCACATCTGGGTGCATCGACTGTCGAAGCTCAGGAGAACGTGGCGATCGACGTGTCTGAGCAGGTGCTGCATATTTTACGGGATGAGCCGTTTAAAAATGCGGTCAACATGCCTCCAGTACCATCCAATGTCATGACGCAATTGCAGCCATATTTCTCACTCGGAGAGAAGCTGGGCAGCTTTGCCGCTCAGATCACCAACCAGGCTGTACGTGAAATCCAGGTGGATTACGCTGGCGATTTGTCTTCTGTGGATACACAGCCGCTCACACGTTATATTTTGAAAGGCGTGCTTAGCCGTCATCTGGGCAGCGATGTGAACATCGTAAACTCTGTGCATCTTGCCAAAACACGTGACGTTCATCTCATCGTCTCTCAGGCGCCTGCCACCAAGGGCTTTACCAATCTGATCACCGTTACGCTCAAAACGCAAAGCGGCGAAGAACAACGTGTTTCCGGCACCCTGCTCGCAGGCTATGGTGAACGTATTGTTCGATTGAACCAGTTCCCGGTAGATGTGGCACCGGAGGCTCATTTCCTGCTCATCTCACACAATGATAAACCCGGCATTATCGGCCGTGTCGGCACCTTGCTTGGGGAGAACAGCGTCAACATCGCTTCTATGCAAGTAGGTCGTAAAATTGTTGGCGGTGAAGCTATCATGATCCTGACCGTTGACAAAGCTGTGCCTAAAGACGTGCTGATTCAACTCGTAGGCTTGCCAGAACTGAATACTGCCCAAGAAGTAGTGCTGGATTAG